The following are encoded together in the Labeo rohita strain BAU-BD-2019 chromosome 17, IGBB_LRoh.1.0, whole genome shotgun sequence genome:
- the cdc5l gene encoding cell division cycle 5-like protein, which produces MPRIMIKGGVWRNTEDEILKAAVMKYGKNQWSRIASLLHRKSAKQCKARWYEWLDPSIKKTEWSREEEEKLLHLAKLMPTQWRTIAPIIGRTAAQCLEHYEYLLDKAAQRENEDDVGDDPRKLKPGEIDPNPETKPARPDPVDMDEDELEMLSEARARLANTQGKKAKRKAREKQLEEARRLAALQKRRELRAAGIDIQKKRKKKRGVDYNAEIPFEKKPAQGFYDTSMEQYDPLEPDFKRLRQQHLDGELRSEKEDRDRKKDRQKIKKKKESDLPSAILQTSGVSEFTKKRSKLVLPAPQISDAELEEVVKLGQASEIARQTAEESGITNSASSALLSEYNVTNNSMALRTPKTPAAQDKILQEAQNLMALTNVDTPLKGGLNTPLHESDFSGVTPQRQVVQTPNTVLSTPFRTPSHGAEGMTPHGGMTPKPSVGVTPGRTPLRDKLNINTEEGGVDYNDPSFAKHLQRESREQLRLGLMSLPVPKNDFEIVLPENAEKELEEAEVDESFVEDAAEIELRKQAARDAEREKELRQRHTAVQRELPRPSEVNETILRPHNVEPPLTDLQQAEELIKKEMITMIHFDCLHHPFGDAQAKKGKGVGSSSNNAEHITYLEKTPYEKVSEDELKKAGELLTQEMEVVKHGMGHGDLSMEAYNQVWEECYSQVLYLPGQSRYTRANLASKKDRIESLEKKLEINRGHMTTEAKRAAKMEKKMKILLGGYQSRAMGLLKQLSELWDQVEQAHMELHTFQELKKQEDHAIPRRQEALREDVQRQQDREKELQQRFADLLLEKQTLSQKF; this is translated from the exons ATGCCGCGAATTATGATTAAAGGAGGCGTGTGGCGCAACACTGAG GATGAGATTCTCAAAGCGGCTGTAATGAAATATGGCAAAAATCAGTGGTCTCGAATCGCATCCCTGCTGCACCGCAAATCAGCCAAACAGTGTAAAGCCAGATG GTATGAGTGGCTGGACCCCAGCATTAAGAAAACAGAATGGTCACGTGAGGAAGAGGAGAAACTTCTTCACTTGGCCAAACTGATGCCCACTCAGTGGAGGACAATCGCCCCCATCATCGGGCGAACAGCTGCTCAGTGTCTGGAGCATTATGAATATCTGCT aGATAAAGCCGCCCAGAGAGAGAATGAGGATGATGTGGGCGATGACCCTCGCAAGCTCAAACCAGGAGAGATCGACCCAAACCCTGAGACCAAACCAGCCAGGCCTGACCCTGTGGACATGGATGAAG ATGAGCTGGAGATGCTGTCTGAAGCCAGAGCCCGATTGGCCAACACACAAGGCAAGAAGGCAAAGCGGAAAGCCAGAGAGAAACAGCTGGAGGAAGCGCG CCGTCTGGCAGCACTTCAGAAGCGCAGGGAGCTGCGAGCTGCAGGCATCGACATCCAGAAGAAGCGCAAGAAGAAGAGAGGTGTCGACTATAATGCTGAGATCCCGTTTGAAAAGAAACCCGCGCAGGGCTTCTATGATACATCCATGGAGCAGTACGATCCTTTGGAACCGGACTTCAAACGCCTACGCCAGCAGCATCTCGATGGAGAACTCAGGAG tGAGAAAGAGGATCGCGACCGAAAGAAGGACAGACAGAAGATCAAGAAGAAGAAGGAGTCCGATCTGCCCTCAGCCATCCTGCAGACCAGCGGAGTGTCAGAGTTCACAAAGAAGAGAAGTAAACTGGTGCTGCCGGCACCACAG ATCTCTGATGCCGAGCTGGAGGAGGTTGTCAAATTGGGTCAGGCCAGCGAAATCGCCCGTCAGACCGCCGAGGAGTCTGGAATCACAAACTCTGCCTCCAGTGCTCTTCTGTCCGAATACAACGTGACCAATAACTCCATGGCCCTGCGCACACCCAAAACTCCAGCGGCACAGGACAAAATCCTGCAG GAAGCCCAGAACCTGATGGCACTTACCAACGTGGACACTCCTCTTAAGGGAGGGCTGAACACACCCCTACATGAGAGCGACTTCTCTGGTGTCACACCACAGAGACAGGTGGTCCAGACGCCCAACACAGTGCTGTCTACACCCTTCAG AACTCCCAGTCACGGAGCCGAGGGCATGACCCCTCACGGTGGGATGACTCCTAAACCCTCGGTGGGCGTGACCCCGGGCAGGACCCCGCTGCGGGACAAGCTCAACATTAACACAGAGGAGGGCGGTGTGGACTACAACGACCCGTCATTTGCCAAACACTTG CAAAGGGAGTCCCGCGAGCAGCTCCGATTGGGCTTGATGTCTCTTCCGGTGCCCAAAAATGACTTTGAGATCGTTCTTCCCGAAAACGCTGAGAAAGAGCTGGAGGAAGCCGAAGTGGATGAGAGTTTCGTGGAGGATGCGGCCGAGATAGAGCTGCGTAAACAG GCCGCCAGAGATGCTGAGAGGGAGAAGGAGCTGCGTCAGAGGCACACGGCAGTTCAGAGAGAATTACCAAGACCTTCAGAG GTGAATGAAACGATACTCCGGCCTCATAACGTGGAGCCGCCGCTGACGGACCTGCAGCAGGCCGAAGAGCTCATTAAGAAAGAAATGATCACCATGATCCACTTCGACTGTCTGCATCACCCCTTCGGCGACGCCCAGGCCAAGAAAGGTAAAGGAGTGGGATCCAGCTCCAACAACGCAGAGCACATCACTTACCTGGAGAAAACACCTTACGAAAAGGTCTCTGAGGACGAGCTCAAAAAG gcTGGAGAGCTGCTGACCCAGGAAATGGAGGTGGTGAAACATGGGATGGGTCATGGAGATCTGTCTATGGAGGCGTATAACCAGGTGTGGGAGGAGTGTTACAGTCAGGTCCTGTACCTGCCCGGACAGAGCCGCTACACCCGAGCCAATCTGGCCAGCAAGAAAGACAGAATCGAGTCTCTGGAGAAGAAACTGGAG ATCAACAGAGGTCACATGACCACAGAGGCCAAGCGTGCGGCGAAGATGGAGAAGAAGATGAAGATTCTGCTGGGCGGCTATCAGTCGCGGGCCATGGGTCTGCTTAAACAGCTCAGTGAACTCTGGGATCAGGTGGAACAGGCCCACATGGAGCTCCACACCTTCCAGGAGCTGAAGAAACAGGAAGACCACGCCATTCCACGCAGACAGGAG GCCCTGAGAGAGGACGTCCAGAGACAGcagga